In Sphingobacteriaceae bacterium, the DNA window GGTCACGTGGAGCGGGTGGCGGATGCTGGCCGCCAGCACTTGCGTATCTATATTATGCAAATCGAAGATTTGTACACATTGGGCCACCACTTCCATGCCGTCGTGGTTGATGTCGTCCAGGCGGCCCACGAAAGGACTGACCAAAGCGGCGCCGGCCCGGGCGGCCAACAGGGCCTGGTTGGCGGAGAAAATCAAGGTTACGTTGACGTCCACCCCTTGGGCGGCCAGGGCTGCGGTGGCCTCCAGGCCTGCGGGGGTGGCGGGCACCTTGATGACCACGTTGTCGGCGATTTCAGCCAGAATCCGGCCTTCCTCCACCATCTCCCGGGCGCCGGTGCTGGTCACCTCGGCGCTGATGGGCCCGTTCACCAGCCGGGCGATGGCGGCGATGCGCTCGTGGAGATCGGCCCGCTCCCGGGCGATGAGGGTGGGGTTGGTGGTGACCCCGGCCAGGACGCCCCATGACCGGGCCGTTTCGATTTCCTCCAGGTTGGCACTATCAAGGAATATCTTCAAAAAGGAGTCCTCCTGCTGCCCGTCTGCGGGGCCCAAATTTTCGAACAGAAGAGAATCTTGTTCTTTATTTCTTTATGGGAGATGGTGAAGGGTTAAGGAAAGTTGAAAGTTGGTTCCATTCCCTTGGCTTCATCGGAGAAGTAAACAAGCCCCGGGCGGGCTCGTCCTGACTCCAAGGTTATTATATTCCGCCGCCTGAAGCAAGATTCCTGCCCGGAGGGCGGCCTTCCGGCGGGATGGGATTCAATTTTTTCACCTGCTCCCGCAGGACGTGGATATCGAAGGGCTTCTTGACCACCGCCGCCACGTGGACGGCGGCATCCCCCAGCAGTTCTTCGGGCCGGTCCATGCCCGTCACCACGATGACCACGGGAGACGGCGCCAGGGACTGGAGCTCCGCCACCACCCGGCTGGGGCCGGGGCCCGGCAGATCCAGGTCCAGGAGCACCATATGGGGCTGCCAGCGGCGGGCGATGCGCAAGGTCTCCCAGCCGTCGCCCACGGCGGTGACCTGCCAGCCGTCCCGGCTCATTATCTCCGTCAGCAGCCAGCGCAGGGCGGGGACATCGTCGGCTACCAGCAGCTTCATGGAATAACGCCTCCCTCGGTCAGGGTCCAGACGCCCTGGGAGCGCCCGGCGGGGTCCAGCAGTTCCACCTGCAGCCGGCCCTCGTCCAAGAGGGAGGCGGGCAGGTAGGTCCGGCCCCGCTGCAAGTCGTACGTTTGGCCCTTGATGACGACCCGGCCCCGGGCCGGCCGCCAGCCGTCGTAAACGTTGAGCACCAGTTCGTCGTTGCCGCCGGGGGCTCGCCGCAAGGTGAAGACCGTTTCCGACGGCGCCCCGCCGCCTACCCGCACGGGCACGGCGCCGATCCACAGGCCGTAGGTTTCATCCAATATGCCCACCACGCCGTAATGGCCCTCGTCGTCGCCGCGGGGCTGGAAGTGGACCAGAATGCTGCGGGTGGCGCCCGGCCCCAGGCGGACGTTCTGCACCCCCGCCCCCAGGCCGCTCAACCGGCCGGTCTGGATGCGGTAGCGCAGCTCTACCTCGCCGGCGGCGGCCATTTCGATCCAGGCCACGTACCGACCCGGCGCGGGGGGCAGCAATTGCAGCACCGCCGGGCTGTTGCCGGCGGCCCTATGGTGGCCCACTTCCACCGGCAAGGGCGAGCCTGGCTCCAGGTGAAACAGGTACAGGTCCACGGGAGCGGCGCCCGGGGACAGGTTGAAGGCCGCCACCTCCAGGAAATTGGAGCCTTCGGGCACGTCGATTTCGTAGCTCACCCCGTCACCGGCGGGCACCACGATGGACGCCGACCGCTCCCGGTAGGGAGTGGTGCCGTAGCCCATAGGCATGACCCGGCCGGTGAAGCCGGCTCCCTGGGCCTGAAGCCGCAGCAGGCGGGAGGAGGCCTGCCCGTCCCCCACGTTGATGGACCATGCCTCGGGCTGCCAGTGGATGCGGGCGCCCGACAGCCGCAGGTCGTAGCCGGCGGCCGTCTCTGCGTCCAGGGACGAGGCGGCGTGGATCACCAATTCCCAGGTGCCCGGGCCCGGCACGATCAACTGCTGCTGCCACCGGTCCCGGTCCTGTTCGGGGGCCAGCACCCCTTCGACCCGCAGGCGCCCGGCGTCATCGTACAGGCCGGCGTACAGACGGGCCGAACCCGGCGGCCCCGTGTGGGTCAAGTCCATGGTGAGTCGCCGGGTGCCGGGCTCCACCCGGAAGAAGATCCGATGACGCTCTCCCGGCAGCAGCCGGCCTGAACGCTCCAGGCCCCGCCCGTCGCTGCGGAGGGCGGGGACGGGATTGACGATGGTGTGAAGAGCCGCGGCGGCCTGGTCCCCCCGGTCATTGACGATGCGCAGCCAGCCGCTGTGGACCCCTTCTCCGGCCGGCGGGCGGTAGGTCACCGACAAGGACCGCTCGCTGCCGGCGCCGATGGCCACGTTTTGCTGCCGGGGCAGGATCCAGGGCTCGGTGGCGGCCACCCGCCACAGCCGGTCCTCTCGTCCTGTATTGCGTAAGGTCCACATCAGGCTGCCGGGGCCCCGATCCCGCCAGTAGAGTCCCTTAAGCAAACCCGTGTCGCCCTCGCCGGAGATGCGGTGGAACAGGTCGGCGGGCTCCAGGGCCACCGCCTGCAATTCCTGCCAGGCAGCCTGGGCATCCACCAGGCCGTAGCCCTGCTCCACCAGGAGGGCGCCGGCGATGGGGCGGGCGCCCCGTTCGAATGCCCGGCGCAGCCGCTGGGGCTCGGGGGGTATGCCCTCGTGCCGGGCCGCTTCCACCAGGAGGGCGGCGGCCCCGGCGGTCTGGGGAGCGGCCATGCTGGTTCCTTCCATTACGGCGTATCCTTGCGGGTCGTGCCAGAAGGGCACCGGGCCCACGGCCACGCCGGGGGCGATGACCACCGGCGCCAGGCTGCCGTCGGGCCGGGGCCCCACGCCGCTGTAGTAGGCCACCCCTTCGGCGGCGGTGCTCAGGCCGTAGTAGGCGGCCACCAGGTCGGGGCTGGTGTAGGCCCCCACCGTCAAGGTGTAGTCGTCATCCCCCGGGGTGGCGGCAGTGCCCAGGCCGGGGCCGTCGTTGCCCGCGGCCAATACGATGAGGCAGCCGCAGCGGGCCGCCGCCTGGCGCAGGTAGCGGGCCTCGGCCTGGCCATCACCGGCCAGGGAGCCCAGGCCCGTTATGCTGATGGTGATGACGTCGGCCTCCAGATCCACGGCTTGGGCCACGGCGGCGGCGATTTGGGACCAGGAGCCTTCCCCCCGGGACGACAAGGCCTTAAGGACCATCACCTGGGCACCGGGGGCGGCTCCTTGAAACCACGGCTCGTGGGCGCCTGCGGCCAGGCCGGCCACGTGGGTGCCGTGGCCGTTGCCGTCAAAGCCCAAGTTGGCGTAGGACCCGTCGGGGGCCAATTCGGTTAGGACCACGCCCACCGTCACGGGGGATTCCTCTTCCCGGCCCTCGGGTCCGGGCAGGGCCACCAAGCCCGTCTCCCGGCTGAGGGGATAGGGGGCCAAGGCCGGCACGCCCCGCAAGTCGGGCTCAGGGCCCGGGGCGACCAGTATGCGATCGTAAACACCGTCCACCTGGGT includes these proteins:
- the fsa gene encoding fructose-6-phosphate aldolase, producing MKIFLDSANLEEIETARSWGVLAGVTTNPTLIARERADLHERIAAIARLVNGPISAEVTSTGAREMVEEGRILAEIADNVVIKVPATPAGLEATAALAAQGVDVNVTLIFSANQALLAARAGAALVSPFVGRLDDINHDGMEVVAQCVQIFDLHNIDTQVLAASIRHPLHVTQAALAGAHVATIPFGVLQRMIQHPLTDSGLERFLRDWREAQKQGS
- a CDS encoding S8 family serine peptidase, translated to MTAIKEPMGSRQPMIVNGQGRQRRHRPLAAVLALVLACLAGLWAFAWKDAGPVHDYEDLTLVADPARMDEVLAEVAAAGGLVNAAAPQHGLAVVSVPAEAAEAMGGLPGVQAVAGSNAARAEPIRTGETPEPPQAEGGWQPQQVSQRQNLNLSAIKVPDLIQDAAVTGAGVRIAVIDTGVDMAHPAFAPEPDGTARVVHWADFTGRGSLAERAGGMPGTRPAEGDVALTGTAVASGDTLTVDQWSVPLGPVRSRTNRYRYGWLRLSGPMADALGGPVNLLVVAVDTQVDGVYDRILVAPGPEPDLRGVPALAPYPLSRETGLVALPGPEGREEESPVTVGVVLTELAPDGSYANLGFDGNGHGTHVAGLAAGAHEPWFQGAAPGAQVMVLKALSSRGEGSWSQIAAAVAQAVDLEADVITISITGLGSLAGDGQAEARYLRQAAARCGCLIVLAAGNDGPGLGTAATPGDDDYTLTVGAYTSPDLVAAYYGLSTAAEGVAYYSGVGPRPDGSLAPVVIAPGVAVGPVPFWHDPQGYAVMEGTSMAAPQTAGAAALLVEAARHEGIPPEPQRLRRAFERGARPIAGALLVEQGYGLVDAQAAWQELQAVALEPADLFHRISGEGDTGLLKGLYWRDRGPGSLMWTLRNTGREDRLWRVAATEPWILPRQQNVAIGAGSERSLSVTYRPPAGEGVHSGWLRIVNDRGDQAAAALHTIVNPVPALRSDGRGLERSGRLLPGERHRIFFRVEPGTRRLTMDLTHTGPPGSARLYAGLYDDAGRLRVEGVLAPEQDRDRWQQQLIVPGPGTWELVIHAASSLDAETAAGYDLRLSGARIHWQPEAWSINVGDGQASSRLLRLQAQGAGFTGRVMPMGYGTTPYRERSASIVVPAGDGVSYEIDVPEGSNFLEVAAFNLSPGAAPVDLYLFHLEPGSPLPVEVGHHRAAGNSPAVLQLLPPAPGRYVAWIEMAAAGEVELRYRIQTGRLSGLGAGVQNVRLGPGATRSILVHFQPRGDDEGHYGVVGILDETYGLWIGAVPVRVGGGAPSETVFTLRRAPGGNDELVLNVYDGWRPARGRVVIKGQTYDLQRGRTYLPASLLDEGRLQVELLDPAGRSQGVWTLTEGGVIP
- a CDS encoding response regulator, whose amino-acid sequence is MKLLVADDVPALRWLLTEIMSRDGWQVTAVGDGWETLRIARRWQPHMVLLDLDLPGPGPSRVVAELQSLAPSPVVIVVTGMDRPEELLGDAAVHVAAVVKKPFDIHVLREQVKKLNPIPPEGRPPGRNLASGGGI